One stretch of Psilocybe cubensis strain MGC-MH-2018 chromosome 6, whole genome shotgun sequence DNA includes these proteins:
- a CDS encoding Tyrosine-protein kinase isoform SRK4, which yields MSAHHIGIQHPRVPSELLCQESFKTLSRLHLISEFKPWLEYTREYVRRRVNSPFLLLWDCICFGAPLNTLLQLLGSPTPRYLSVSADEFDFNVSIAQREQLFSNFIQRVQTLESQGRLSYGEVLRVDDFTSGINAGYLRILKTINRILFALQTEHPGIFSLPHGSAARRSSLIEQLVIAERSHNSKLIQTADSAAKLYEDPEAAHPSLEGFIVNCSRLVPYHEHVLKALSQVDVIENWQHIFAFHNKVFFTRMNSAYRSICANYLTFENFLNRQNSRAREDAKIILRNLSEIISRFSDYSSHLQAILDVSSPTEHESYDGLCIMSLESATISDSLVEVGRELRTMWCFNNLRPRLGSQTLLDEDALGNILHDDCMLVDPASGQHYSVFLFEKMLICCTDHRRSDSIDLGHVRYPVKPWEIGPALAEQYPLVIMLSIPTDSLKLLHCIDTAIFEISWGSKSECSIIFYPIIHRQYTQWTTLLEPFVSRVSHSTSVPRYLEDSDGVSVYSGVSLLPTEDEIFGIKSVIARPWSLIGRKGNRSESSSMIGVETSDKASILSPNLLPTLFVNDLPRSPLHLSFVPEDGIPSLHHLTESPTEYEPAEGGHLLNNGYADSISFPDLTQHIVKEGYYPIAHGGFSDVWKATWTKKDGTMQVAVKVIRNTINEGAAKEKLVQRLHQELSIWKGLLHPHILELCGTVTGYGPYVSMVCPWLKNGSLTKYLERCGDILTVGDRLRLISEIASGLNYLHSRPVVHGDLTGSNVLIDDDLHARLCDFGLSTLIMEECQDDNVSVQSVYTSHLGGSVRWADAYLFRAFDENAVPVIGTSSDIYSFGSVMLEVLSGRMPYHYLRTDAQVVIQLHQGIKPRRPSASFVDDAQWDLIQMCWKELPEERPTSSQVLKISKDLFERWIQSEAR from the exons ATGTCAGCCCATCACATAGGTATACAGCACCCAAGGGTGCCCTCGGAACTTCTTTGCCAAGAAAGCTTCAAGACACTTTCGCGTCTGCACCTCATCTCTGAATTCAAGCCCTGGTTAGAGTACACGCGGGAATACGTTCGACGTCGCGTAAACTCACCCTTTCTTCTCCTGTGGGATTGCATTTGCTTTGGTGCACCACTCAACACACTCCTCCAACTTCTAGGATCGCCAACCCCTCGGTATCTAAGCGTTTCGGCGGACGAGTTCGACTTCAATGTGTCCATTGCGCAACGAGAACAGCTGTTTTCCAACTTCATTCAGCGGGTGCAGACATTAGAATCGCAAGGAAGACTGTCATATGGAGAGGTGTTAAGAGTGGATGACTTTACGAGTGGGATTAATGCCGGGTACTTGAGG ATTCTGAAAACAATCAATCGTATTCTGTTCGCCCTGCAAACAGAACATCCTGGTATATTCTCCTTGCCCCATGGCTCTGCAGCAAGGCGTTCTTCGCTTATCGAACAGCTTGTCATCGCAGAGCGTTCCCACAACTCCAAATTGATCCAGACGGCG GATTCGGCTGCTAAGCTATATGAAGACCCGGAGGCTGCTCATCCTTCGCTGGAGGGATTTATTGTCAATTGTTCCCGACTTGTGCCCTATCACGAACACGTTTTGAAAGCCCTTTCGCAAGTGGATGTCATCGAGAACTGGCAGCATATATTTGCGTTTCAT AACAAAGTCTTTTTTACCCGAATGAACAGTGCCTACCGCTCCATTTGTGCCAACTATCTCACCTTTGAAAACTTCCTTAATCGTCAAAACAGTCGAGCAAGAGAGGACGCCAAAATCATTCTGAGAAACCTCTCAGAAATAATCTCACGTTTTTCCGATTATTCTTCGCACCTTCAGGCTATTCTTGATGTTTCTTCTCCTACGGAACATGAATCATACGATGGTCTTTGTATCATGAGCCTTGAATCTGCCACAATCTCAGATTCTCTCGTTGAAGTGGGTCGGGAATTACGCACAATGTGGTGTTTTAATAATTTACGCCCTCGACTTGGCTCTCAGACACTACTCGACGAAGATGCCCTGGGAAATATCCTACATGACGACTGCATGCTTGTCGACCCTGCTTCCGGCCAACATTATTCtgtatttctttttgaaaaaatgTTGATATGCTGTACCGACCACCGGAGGAGCGACAGCATCGACCTTGGGCACGTTCGGTATCCTGTCAAACCATGGGAAATAGGACCAGCTTTGGCGGAACAGTATCCACTCGTCATCATGCTCTCAATACCGACAGACAGCCTAAAATTACTTCACTGCATAGACACTG CCATCTTCGAGATTTCCTGGGGCAGTAAATCAGAATGCAGTATCATCTTTTATCCCATAATTCATCGGCAATACACCCAATGGACGACATTACTGGAGCCTTTTGTATCACGAGTCAGCCATTCAACGTCCGTTCCACGGTATCTCGAAGACAGCGACGGCGTTAGTGTCTATTCCGGCGTCTCTCTTCTTCCCACAGAAGACGAAATATTTGGCATCAAGTCCGTTATAGCGCGTCCGTGGAGCCTCATAGGGAGAAAGGGCAATCGCTCTGAGAGTTCGTCTATGATAGGTGTTGAGACCAGCGATAAAGCCTCTATCCTGAGCCCTAACCTATTGCCTACGTTATTTGTCAACGATCTGCCTCGAAGCCCACTTCATTTGAGCTTTGTCCCGGAAGACGGGATTCCTTCATTGCATCATCTCACCGAGTCTCCTACTGAATATGAACCTGCAGAGGGAGGACACTTACTTAATAATGGATATGCAGATTCGATATCATTTCCTGACCTGACACAGCACATTGTAAAGGAAGGTTATTATCCCATTGCGCATGGAGGTTTTTCGGACGTGTGGAAGGCCACCTGGACGAAGAAGGATGGAACTATGCAG GTTGCTGTCAAAGTCATACGCAACACGATAAATGAAGGTGCTGCGAAAGAGAAACTTGTCCAG CGACTACACCAGGAGCTCAGCATCTGGAAAGGACTCTTGCATCCACATATTTTGGAATTGTGTGGAACTGTTACTGGATATGGTCCTTACGTCTCCATGGTGTGCCCTTGGCTTAAAAATGGTAGTCTGACAAAGTATCTCGAGCGTTGTGGTGACATACTCACAGTGGGCGACCGCTTGAGGCTTATATCGGAGATAGCGTCTGGATTAAACTATC TGCATTCTCGTCCTGTTGTGCATGGTGATTTGACTGGG TCGAATGTTCTCATTGACGATGACTTGCATGCACGTCTGTGTGATTTTGGACTTTCCACTCTTATCATGGAGGAATGCCAAGATGACAACGTTTCTGTTCAGTCGGTATATACGTCACATCTCGGTGGCTCAGTTCGCTGGGCAGACGCCTATTTGTTCCGCGCCTTCGACGAAAACGCTGTTCCTGTTATTGGGACCTCAAGCGACATATACTCATTTGGAAGTGTCATGCTCGAA GTCCTTTCCGGACGCATGCCGTATCATTACTTGCGCACCGATGCCCAGGTTGTCATTCAATTGCATCAAGGTATTAAGCCTCGTCGTCCGTCAGCATCGTTCGTAGACGATGCACAATGGGATTTGATTCAAATGTGCTGGAAGGAACTCCCTGAGGAGAGACCTACTTCCAGCCAGGTTTTGAAGATTTCAAAAGATCTGTTTGAGCGTTGGATACAGTCTGAAGCTCGATAG
- a CDS encoding Histone deacetylase HOS3 — translation MALGDYLNLVQHKYIRSRDLSAIVERPERLRAINVGLSAAIARLEELIPLQENPKSDTGSQDAEATREANDLVDVMNKLTIDPNLSSTQKSPVRIIHSQATSNILSDPAIKFIHGDIERDEYLENLSQWIKESQDKISNGGSEIPEGYAQGDLYLCPGSLNALQGAVGTVCEAVDDIMSSCRSNATHPPLHRAFVAIRPPGHHCGEDTPSGFCFLNNVAVGAAHAHLQHGVKRVVIFDIDLHHGNGTQSVVWQINEETYRQTLESEGGSPNEKTGPQVYYGSIHDILSYPCEDGKVPLVQAASVSLHKSHGQYIENIHLETYTSEEHFWDVLYKDKYSKLLSKARDFLDDTGGPGDDVLVFISCGMDACEHEYESMSRHNRKVPASFYHRFARDACAFSDRYAGGRLISVLEGGYSDRALISGAMAHLSGLVDTPDGIQVDEQWWSIPNLVKLEAATKKRRGGRPSLPAKGSVEPWIERTLSIFSSIDGSASTTSSRSTFIPPSSRTLRDRTKGREAMPKSPPASSASTKPVSSSKVKPGANIKSGDESFASTGSSPLTSPSPSSSEDEAPPIKRLPKVILKLGKAPESPSS, via the exons ATGGCTCTCGGGGATTACCTCAACCTAGTCCAA CATAAATACATACGTTCGAGGGACCTTTCGGCGATTGTAGAAAGACCGGAACGTCTGCGTGCCATCAACGTCGGGCTTTCTGCAGCCATTGCGCGTCTCGAGGAGTTAATCCCTCTGCAAGAGAATCCCAAGTCAGATACTGGTTCGCAGGATGCAGAGGCTACGAGAGAAGCAAATGACCTGGTAGATGTTATGAACAAATTGACCATTGACCCGAACCTTTCTTCAACTCAGAAATCGCCCGTCAGGATTATCCACAGCCAAGCGACATCTAATATCTTATCGGACCCAGCCATTAAGTTCATCCATGGCGATATTGAAAGAGACGAATACCTAGAGAATCTCTCTCAATGGATCAAAGAAAGCCAAGACAAGATCTCCAATGGCGGGTCTGAGATTCCAGAGGGTTATGCCCAAGGCGATCTATACC TATGTCCTGGGTCCCTCAATGCTCTCCAGGGAGCAGTAGGCACAGTATGCGAAGCCGTAGATGATATCATGTCGTCTTGCAGATCCAACGCTACCCATCCGCCTTTACACCGTGCCTTTGTCGCCATTCGCCCCCCTGGGCATCACTGTGGCGAGGATACGCCTTCGGGCTTCTGCTTCCTCAACAACGTTGCTGTAGGCGCTGCACATG CGCATCTTCAGCATGGCGTTAAACGGGTAGTGATCTTTGACATCGACTTACACCATG GAAATGGCACTCAATCGGTTGTGTGGCAAATAAACGAAGAAACCTATCGTCAAACCCTCGAAAGCGAGGGAGGAAGTCCAAACGAGAAAACTGGACCACAGGTGTACTATGGTTCCATCCATGACATCTTATCATACCCCTGTGAA GATGGCAAGGTTCCTCTTGTCCAAGCTGCCTCTGTCTCTCTCCATAAATCACATGGACAATATATCGAGAACATTCACTTGGAGACATATACTTCTGAAGAGCACTTCTGGGACGTACTCTACAAGGATAAATATAGCAAACTTCTCAGTAAAGCTCGAGACTTCCTCGATGACACTGGCGGACCTGGGGACGACGTACTGGTGTTCATCAG CTGTGGCATGGACGCATGCGAACATGAATATGAATCAATGTCAAGGCATAATCGCAAAGTACCAGCGTCCTTTTACCACCGATTTGCGAGGGACGCATGTGCCTTCAGTGACAGATACGCTGGAGGTCGATTAATAAGTGTCCTCGAAGGAGGATACAGTGACAGGGCCCTCATAAGTGGGGCGATGGCACATCTTTCGGGATTAGTTGATACCCCAGACGGAATACAAGTCGACGAGCAGTGGTGGAGCATCCCGAATCTTGTTAAG CTGGAGGCAGcgacaaagaaaagaagaggcgGTCGTCCTTCCTTGCCTGCAAAGGGATCAGTAGAGCCATGGATTGAGCGCACACTGTCGATCTTTTCCTCGATAGACGGTtcggcgtcgacgacgtcaTCACGTTCCACTTTCATTCCCCCGAGTTCCCGAACGCTGCGTGATCGGACGAAGGGAAGAGAAGCGATGCCTAAGTCACCGCCGGCATCATCGGCCTCCACGAAGCCTGTGTCCAGCAGCAAGGTCAAACCGGGTGCCAATATCAAATCTGGCGACGAAAGTTTTGCTTCCACTGGCAGCAGCCCATTGacaagtccgagtccgagttcAAGTGAAGACGAGGCCCCGCCCATCAAGAGGCTTCCAAAGGTTATTTTGAAGCTTGGAAAGGCACCTGAATCTCCCTCAAGTTGA
- a CDS encoding Putative mitochondrial carrier protein PET8: MTLETSPTFLQSLLAGGIAGTSVDLLFFPIDTIKTRLQSSQGFRAAGGFSGVYKGVGSVGVGSAPGAAAFFSTYEAMKNALPLSEGLAPVKHMVAASVAEVAACLIRVPTEVIKTRMQTSTYGAQGASSFSAAKLVLSNNGLRGFYRGFGITVMREIPFTSLQFPLYEFLKLQLSRKLNRKPLYAHEAAICGSIAGGVAAALTTPLDVLKTRVMLDTRDATKSKLPSLLTRFRKIYVTEGPKALFAGVVPRTLWISAGGAVFLGVYEWAVHGLMGL; this comes from the exons ATGACTTTAGAAACTAGCCCGACGTTTCTTCAGTCACTTCTG GCGGGTGGTATTGCAGGGACCTCTGTAGAccttctcttttttccaATAGATACCATCAAGACGAGGCTTCAATCGTCGCAAGGGTTCAGGGCAGCTGGTGGGTTCTCTGGGGTGTATAAGGGTGTTGGAAGTGTTGGGGTGGGCAGTGCTCCGGGAG CTGCTGCATTTTTTTCGACTTATGAAGCAATGAAGAATGCGCTTCCTCTTTCTGAGGGACTCGCACCCGTGAAGCACATGGTAGCAGCGTCCGTGGCGGAAGTT GCTGCCTGCTTAATTCGCGTACCAACAGAAGTCATCAAGACACGGATGCAGACGTCGACGTACGGTGCGCAGGGCGCTTCATCCTTCTCGGCGGCCAAACTCGTCTTGTCGAACAATGGATTGAGAGGGTTTTACAGGGGATTTGGCATAACAGTCATGCGAGAA ATCCCATTCACATCGCTGCAATTCCCGTTGTATGAATTCTTGAAACTTCAGCTGTCGCGAAAGCTCAATCGCAAACCGCTGTACGCTCATGAAGCAGCCATTTGCGGAAGTATCGCTGGTGGAGTGGCAGCAGCACTGACGACACCTTTAGATGTTCTCAAAACCCGAGTCATGCTTGACACACGG GACGCCACCAAGTCAAAACTTCCCTCTTTACTAACCAGGTTTAGGAAAATCTATGTCACAGAGGGACCAAAAGCGCTGTTTGCAGGTGTAGTACCACGGACGCTTTGGATATCCGCTGGTGGTGCCGTATTCTTAGGGGTCTACGAATGGGCCGTGCACGGCCTTATGGGCCTGTGA